The Mytilus trossulus isolate FHL-02 chromosome 3, PNRI_Mtr1.1.1.hap1, whole genome shotgun sequence genome contains a region encoding:
- the LOC134711058 gene encoding YLP motif-containing protein 1-like isoform X2 has translation MYPNWQQMGAAAPAQQMQYNQYQQQMYQWYYQQQNPGQNPAGVVQPPVPTSMPPLPEAAPPPPSEEKPPLPPEPPPQPPAEEEKQEELKPVTTEEQKKLTDLQQQAAQWQHTQQWPQQWPQQQAQPQQQWADYSQQYQQPQIAAPVTGDDAKVQFDAIQKEESEFEQQYSQWKQQYEDWKNQNQNHPNKEQFKQYEAQWQQYEQQMEDKKRDIQQRKTVVQSHMAMAQQQPQPPGMPGVQPGMQQPLMGQQQQGMPPNQQPPMPNQQGMLQHQQGMPPSQTGLPQNQHSMGPNQQAMPQNSMGLNHQGMPPNQPGMPSNQQGMPPNQQGMPPNQQGIGGQGMMSQNKGQMRMGGPMGMRQSNPQRMDGPGGQRMRFPQNDNMRMQNSQQMRMGGPGPRGQIRMINDEQQKGGLNQNQSGFGGPRQRFPGGQGFNNMQNQNQMNRMPGPRGPLMRGPRPMTPDNQFRQQNMYGEEEGQGDNFQEEGGEEDMCLEDDSENSFQGSVDNPFRRPEIVQMMANDEDEEEFPEENMDGNMMGGPNQFNRMQNMNMRGNGNGNNRMLRGPSPNNNMQMRGNFQNRGNPRGMGGGGPRGAMSNPNQMKPLMNAPINAPQRMPLKGGPISLMDIRFDKPPAPKVTIDENEQKSDEQDKGEENKANQIKKEKEITEPVGPIQKEFALGQSEKNATSGLGTGKGIPGLGDGKDALVVEKTVEKKEDKEKSPTDDKSTESKNMNEEKQNSEQMLDIQNQGPKSLMGQGIRPQGPGMNQPFGPDQGQGPRPFSPNQGQGPRQFGPNQGQGPRGFAPNQGQGQGPRGFAPNQGQGQGPRGFAPNQGQGQGPRGFAPNQGQGQGPRGFAPNQVQGPRGFAPNQQEGNEFDEDPEQIDQMQGMPGQGQVGARGFGQRGTRGQFPGQRGARGQALGQRGARGQAPGQRGARGQVPGQFGPRGFNQNQGPRGFGVQNQMGQNQRMLGQFEEENSEQYGEQNFGHSDEPLEFMGKFNQNKADRGMRGRGRGPMNRGQLIRGRGRGRGWQHNQFQEEPMNQQQPPQPEPEPEVYNEEEEKERLRRELEEEGEQWMATHQQQQEEIKEIEKRREQWGERRTPPLHGDRFDRPPFDERPPFEDPYRRDPYLDRMDPYFDRRDPYYPDRRPYEYDPYGARPHDYYYPDRYGAPPREPSPRLFVAPEVIDHGHKSSGLADYPTDREPIEYKPPQVIDYGHGKSSDDAAPSSDMSHGFNPDSRPSYDRESDFSRDSQYYERDSRGRDNNRDSSRDGYGDYSSSSSSRDRDRDRDKNRDRDRGDRDRDRDRDRDRSSKSVHEPKVETVKIDDLLVPPGRKHRPPQIVVMLRGLPGSGKTYVGKLIKDKEVQHGGGAPRMLCLDDYFMTEVEKTEKDPETGKKVKKKVLEYEFEAELESSYRKNMYKSFKKTIDDGFFPFIIVDAVNEKERHFEEFWSYAKSKGFQVYIAEIQADVATCVKRNTHNRSQSEIEKIEKGWQETPKHYLRLDVRSILQEVSIQEVEMETEEDEKPEPKPDKRKKVESDEEEDVKFGEIKKSKWEVEPSGTQLDKLDGLIHHNKKIAPVHQSMEDFLQLPDDYDTRPLAPGQKRVRWADIEEKKIQSRRRDIGFVVGQTQRDWERITDDSYADRQLNRTKYF, from the exons ATGTATCCCAACTGGCAACAAATGGGAGCTGCTGCTCCAGCCCAACAAATGCAATATAATCAATATCAACAGCAAATGTATCAGTGGTACTACCAACAGCAAAATCCAGGACAAAATCCAGCCGGCGTCGTACAGCCACCAGTCCCCACTAGCATGCCACCTCTGCCAGAAGCAGCCCCACCACCACCGTCAGAGGAAAAGCCTCCATTGCCCCCAGAACCACCACCGCAACCACCTGCAGAGGAAGAAAAG CAAGAAGAACTAAAACCAGTCACAACAGAAGAACAGAAGAAGTTAACAGATTTACAACAACAGGCTGCTCAGTGGCAACACACTCAGCAATGGCCACAACAGTGGCCTCAACAACAAGCTCAACCACAGCAACAATGGGCTGACTATTCTCAACAATACCAGCAACCACAGATTGCTGCTCCTG tTACAGGTGATGATGCTAAAGTACAGTTTGATGCTATACAGAAAGAAGAATCAGAGTTTGAACAACAGTACAGTCAATGGAAACAGCAATATGAAGActggaaaaatcaaaatcaaa ATCATCCAAATAAAGAACAATTTAAACAGTATGAAGCGCAATGGCAACAGTATGAACAACAAATGGAGGATAAGAAAAGAGatattcaacaaagaaaaacagttGTCCAGAGTCATATGGCAATGGCACAACAGCAACCTCAACCACCAGGAATGCCAGGTGTACAACCTGGAATGCAACAGCCATTGATGGGACAACAACAACAAGGAATGCCTCCCAATCAACAGCCTCCGATGCCCAACCAACAAGGAATGCTACAGCATCAGCAAGGAATGCCACCTAGTCAGACAGGATTACCTCAAAATCAGCACAGCATGGGGCCAAACCAGCAAGCAATGCCACAGAATTCAATGGGATTGAATCATCAAGGAATGCCACCAAATCAACCAGGAATGCCATCGAATCAGCAAGGAATGCCACCAAATCAACAAGGTATGCCACCAAATCAACAAGGCATAGGTGGTCAAGGAATGATGTCACAAAACAAAGGCCAGATGAGAATGGGTGGACCAATGGGAATGCGACAAAGTAATCCACAAAGAATGGACGGACCTGGTGGGCAGCGCATGCGGTTTCCACAAAATGATAACATGAGAATGCAAAATTCTCAGCAGATGAGAATGGGAGGACCTGGTCCCAGAGGCCAAATTAGAATGATCAATGATGAACAACAAAAAGGTGGATTAAACCAGAATCAATCCGGATTTGGAGGACCTAGGCAAAGATTTCCTGGGGGTCAGGGCTTTAACAACATGCagaatcaaaatcaaatgaacagAATGCCTGGACCAAGAGGACCATTGATGAGAGGTCCAAGACCAATGACTCCTGATAATCAGTTTAGACAGCAAAATATGTACGGTGAGGAGGAAGGCCAAGGGGATAACTTTCAAGAGGAAGGCGGAGAAGAGGACATGTGTTTAGAGGATGATTCTGAAAATTCTTTTCAGGGATCAGTTGACAATCCATTTAGACGACCGGAGATTGTGCAGATGATGGCTAACGACGAAGATGAGGAAGAGTTTCCAGAAGAAAACATGGATGGGAACATGATGGGGGGTCCAAATCAATTTAATAGAATGCAAAATATGAATATGAGAGGTAATGGTAATGGTAATAATAGGATGTTGAGAGGACCCAGTCCGAATAACAATATGCAGATGAgaggaaattttcaaaatagggGGAATCCCCGAGGAATGGGAGGAGGAGGACCAAGAGGAGCAATGTCAAATCCTAACCAGATGAAACCTTTAATGAATGCTCCAATAAATGCTCCTCAGAGAATGCCACTAAAAGGGGGACCTATATCATTAATGGATATTAGGTTTGATAAACCACCTGCACCAAAAGTGACTATAgatgaaaatgaacaaaagagcGATGAGCAAGATAAAGG TGAAGAAAACAAAGCAAATCAAATCAAGAAG GAAAAGGAGATCACAGAGCCAGTTGGACCAATTCAAAAAGAGTTTGCTCTTGGGCAGTCTGAGAAGAATGCTACATCTGGTTTAGGAACAGGGAAAGGAATTCCTGGTCTTGGTGACGGAAAGGATGCTCTTGTTGTGGAAAAAACTGTAGAGAAAAAGGAAGACAAAGAAAAATCTCCAACTGATGACAAATCAACTGAAAGTAAAAACATGAacgaagaaaaacaaaattctgaACAGATGCTGGACATCCAAAATCAAGGACCAAAATCACTGATGGGACAAGGTATTAGACCACAAGGGCCTGGTATGAATCAACCATTTGGTCCAGATCAAGGACAAGGTCCTAGACCATTTAGTCCAAATCAAGGACAAGGCCCAAGACAgtttggtccaaatcagggtcaAGGACCTAGAGGATTTGCTCCTAATCAAGGACAAGGTCAAGGGCCTAGAGGATTTGCTCCTAATCAAGGACAAGGTCAAGGGCCTAGAGGATTTGCTCCTAATCAAGGACAGGGTCAAGGGCCTAGAGGATTTGCTCCTAATCAAGGACAGGGTCAAGGGCCTAGAGGATTTGCTCCTAATCAAGTACAGGGTCCTAGAGGGTTTGCTCCAAACCAACAGGAGGGAAATGAATTTGATGAAGACCCTGAACAGATAGATCAGATGCAAGGCATGCCTGGTCAGGGACAGGTTGGAGCAAGAGGCTTTGGTCAAAGAGGGACAAGAGGACAATTTCCTGGTCAGAGAGGTGCTAGAGGACAAGCACTAGGCCAGAGAGGTGCAAGAGGACAAGCACCAGGTCAGAGAGGAGCAAGAGGACAAGTTCCAGGTCAGTTTGGTCCTAGGGGTTTTAATCAGAATCAGGGACCAAGAGGATTTGGAGTTCAAAACCAGATGGGACAGAATCAGCGAATGTTAGGTCagtttgaagaagaaaattCTGAACAATATGGAGAACAAAATTTTGGACATTCAGATGAACCACTTGAATTCATGggaaaattcaatcaaaataaGGCTGACAGAGGAATGAGAGGTCGTGGTAGAGGTCCGATGAATAGAGGTCAGTTGATCAGGGGTCGTGGACGAGGAAGAGGTTGGCAACATAATCAGTTTCAGGAGGAACCTATGAACCAACAACAACCTCCTCAGCCTGAACCAGAACCTGAAGTTTACAATGAAGAGGAG gAAAAAGAGAGATTGAGAAGAGAATTGGAAGAAGAAGGTGAACAGTGGATGGCGACACACCAACAACAACAAGAGGAAATTaaggaaattgaaaaaagaagg GAGCAGTGGGGAGAAAGGCGAACACCACCTTTACATGGAGACAGATTTGACAGACCACCATTTGATGAACGACCGCCATTTGAAGATCCTTATAGAAGAGATCCTTACCTTGATAGGATGGATCCATATTTTGACAGGAGGGATCCATACTATCCAGACAGAAGACCCTATGAATATGATCCTTACGG cgCTAGACCACATGACTATTATTACCCTGACCGATATGGAGCCCCACCACGGGAACCATCGCCTAGATTGTTTGTAGCACCAGAAGTTATAGATCATGGTCACAAGTCAAGTGGACTGGCAGATTATCCAACAGACAGAG agCCAATAGAATACAAACCTCCACAAGTTATAGATTATGGACATGGTAAATCATCAGACGATGCAGCACCAAGTTCAG ATATGTCTCATGGTTTCAACCCTGACAGTCGACCAAGCTACGACAGGGAATCTGACTTCAGTAGAGATAGCCAGTACTATGAAAGGGACAGTAGAGGCAGAGATAACAACAGAGATAGCAGTAGAGATGGTTATGGAGATTATTCATCTTCATCATCGTCACGGGACAGAGACAGGGATAGGGACAAAAATAGAGATCGAGATAGGGGAGATAGAGATAGGGATAGGGATAGAGACAGGGATAG GTCTAGTAAATCAGTTCATGAACCGAAAGTGGAAACAGTAAAAATAGATGATTTACTGGTTCCACCTGGTAGAAAACACAGACCGCCACAGATTGTGGTTATGTTGAGAGGACTTCCTGGGTCAGGAAAAACATATGTTGGCAAACTAATTAAG GATAAAGAAGTTCAGCATGGTGGTGGTGCTCCCAGAATGCTTTGTTTAGATGATTATTTCATGACAGAAGTCGAAAAGACAGAAAAAGACCCTGAAACaggcaaaaaagtcaaaaagaaG GTCTTAGAGTATGAATTTGAGGCAGAATTAGAAAGTTCATACaggaaaaatatgtataaaagttttaaaaagacaaTTGACGATGGATTTTTTCCCTTCATTATTGTTGATGCTGtgaatgaaaaagaaagacATTTTGAAGAATTTTGGAGCTACGCAAAATCTAAAGGATTTCAG GTTTACATTGCTGAAATACAGGCTGATGTTGCAACCTGTGTAAAAAGAAATACACATAACAGATCTCAGAGTGAAATTGAAAAG ATTGAAAAAGGCTGGCAGGAGACACCAAAACATTATCTTCGATTAGATGTTAGATCAATCCTTCAAGAAGTCTCAATACAAGAG gtTGAAATGGAAACAGAAGAGGATGAGAAGCCGGAACCTAAACCAGACAAACGTAAGAAAGTAGAGAGTGACGAAGAAGAAGATGTCAAGTTTGGG
- the LOC134711058 gene encoding YLP motif-containing protein 1-like isoform X1, with the protein MYPNWQQMGAAAPAQQMQYNQYQQQMYQWYYQQQNPGQNPAGVVQPPVPTSMPPLPEAAPPPPSEEKPPLPPEPPPQPPAEEEKQEELKPVTTEEQKKLTDLQQQAAQWQHTQQWPQQWPQQQAQPQQQWADYSQQYQQPQIAAPVTGDDAKVQFDAIQKEESEFEQQYSQWKQQYEDWKNQNQNHPNKEQFKQYEAQWQQYEQQMEDKKRDIQQRKTVVQSHMAMAQQQPQPPGMPGVQPGMQQPLMGQQQQGMPPNQQPPMPNQQGMLQHQQGMPPSQTGLPQNQHSMGPNQQAMPQNSMGLNHQGMPPNQPGMPSNQQGMPPNQQGMPPNQQGIGGQGMMSQNKGQMRMGGPMGMRQSNPQRMDGPGGQRMRFPQNDNMRMQNSQQMRMGGPGPRGQIRMINDEQQKGGLNQNQSGFGGPRQRFPGGQGFNNMQNQNQMNRMPGPRGPLMRGPRPMTPDNQFRQQNMYGEEEGQGDNFQEEGGEEDMCLEDDSENSFQGSVDNPFRRPEIVQMMANDEDEEEFPEENMDGNMMGGPNQFNRMQNMNMRGNGNGNNRMLRGPSPNNNMQMRGNFQNRGNPRGMGGGGPRGAMSNPNQMKPLMNAPINAPQRMPLKGGPISLMDIRFDKPPAPKVTIDENEQKSDEQDKGEENKANQIKKEKEITEPVGPIQKEFALGQSEKNATSGLGTGKGIPGLGDGKDALVVEKTVEKKEDKEKSPTDDKSTESKNMNEEKQNSEQMLDIQNQGPKSLMGQGIRPQGPGMNQPFGPDQGQGPRPFSPNQGQGPRQFGPNQGQGPRGFAPNQGQGQGPRGFAPNQGQGQGPRGFAPNQGQGQGPRGFAPNQGQGQGPRGFAPNQVQGPRGFAPNQQEGNEFDEDPEQIDQMQGMPGQGQVGARGFGQRGTRGQFPGQRGARGQALGQRGARGQAPGQRGARGQVPGQFGPRGFNQNQGPRGFGVQNQMGQNQRMLGQFEEENSEQYGEQNFGHSDEPLEFMGKFNQNKADRGMRGRGRGPMNRGQLIRGRGRGRGWQHNQFQEEPMNQQQPPQPEPEPEVYNEEEEKERLRRELEEEGEQWMATHQQQQEEIKEIEKRREQWGERRTPPLHGDRFDRPPFDERPPFEDPYRRDPYLDRMDPYFDRRDPYYPDRRPYEYDPYGARPHDYYYPDRYGAPPREPSPRLFVAPEVIDHGHKSSGLADYPTDREPIEYKPPQVIDYGHGKSSDDAAPSSDMSHGFNPDSRPSYDRESDFSRDSQYYERDSRGRDNNRDSSRDGYGDYSSSSSSRDRDRDRDKNRDRDRGDRDRDRDRDRDSRSSKSVHEPKVETVKIDDLLVPPGRKHRPPQIVVMLRGLPGSGKTYVGKLIKDKEVQHGGGAPRMLCLDDYFMTEVEKTEKDPETGKKVKKKVLEYEFEAELESSYRKNMYKSFKKTIDDGFFPFIIVDAVNEKERHFEEFWSYAKSKGFQVYIAEIQADVATCVKRNTHNRSQSEIEKIEKGWQETPKHYLRLDVRSILQEVSIQEVEMETEEDEKPEPKPDKRKKVESDEEEDVKFGEIKKSKWEVEPSGTQLDKLDGLIHHNKKIAPVHQSMEDFLQLPDDYDTRPLAPGQKRVRWADIEEKKIQSRRRDIGFVVGQTQRDWERITDDSYADRQLNRTKYF; encoded by the exons ATGTATCCCAACTGGCAACAAATGGGAGCTGCTGCTCCAGCCCAACAAATGCAATATAATCAATATCAACAGCAAATGTATCAGTGGTACTACCAACAGCAAAATCCAGGACAAAATCCAGCCGGCGTCGTACAGCCACCAGTCCCCACTAGCATGCCACCTCTGCCAGAAGCAGCCCCACCACCACCGTCAGAGGAAAAGCCTCCATTGCCCCCAGAACCACCACCGCAACCACCTGCAGAGGAAGAAAAG CAAGAAGAACTAAAACCAGTCACAACAGAAGAACAGAAGAAGTTAACAGATTTACAACAACAGGCTGCTCAGTGGCAACACACTCAGCAATGGCCACAACAGTGGCCTCAACAACAAGCTCAACCACAGCAACAATGGGCTGACTATTCTCAACAATACCAGCAACCACAGATTGCTGCTCCTG tTACAGGTGATGATGCTAAAGTACAGTTTGATGCTATACAGAAAGAAGAATCAGAGTTTGAACAACAGTACAGTCAATGGAAACAGCAATATGAAGActggaaaaatcaaaatcaaa ATCATCCAAATAAAGAACAATTTAAACAGTATGAAGCGCAATGGCAACAGTATGAACAACAAATGGAGGATAAGAAAAGAGatattcaacaaagaaaaacagttGTCCAGAGTCATATGGCAATGGCACAACAGCAACCTCAACCACCAGGAATGCCAGGTGTACAACCTGGAATGCAACAGCCATTGATGGGACAACAACAACAAGGAATGCCTCCCAATCAACAGCCTCCGATGCCCAACCAACAAGGAATGCTACAGCATCAGCAAGGAATGCCACCTAGTCAGACAGGATTACCTCAAAATCAGCACAGCATGGGGCCAAACCAGCAAGCAATGCCACAGAATTCAATGGGATTGAATCATCAAGGAATGCCACCAAATCAACCAGGAATGCCATCGAATCAGCAAGGAATGCCACCAAATCAACAAGGTATGCCACCAAATCAACAAGGCATAGGTGGTCAAGGAATGATGTCACAAAACAAAGGCCAGATGAGAATGGGTGGACCAATGGGAATGCGACAAAGTAATCCACAAAGAATGGACGGACCTGGTGGGCAGCGCATGCGGTTTCCACAAAATGATAACATGAGAATGCAAAATTCTCAGCAGATGAGAATGGGAGGACCTGGTCCCAGAGGCCAAATTAGAATGATCAATGATGAACAACAAAAAGGTGGATTAAACCAGAATCAATCCGGATTTGGAGGACCTAGGCAAAGATTTCCTGGGGGTCAGGGCTTTAACAACATGCagaatcaaaatcaaatgaacagAATGCCTGGACCAAGAGGACCATTGATGAGAGGTCCAAGACCAATGACTCCTGATAATCAGTTTAGACAGCAAAATATGTACGGTGAGGAGGAAGGCCAAGGGGATAACTTTCAAGAGGAAGGCGGAGAAGAGGACATGTGTTTAGAGGATGATTCTGAAAATTCTTTTCAGGGATCAGTTGACAATCCATTTAGACGACCGGAGATTGTGCAGATGATGGCTAACGACGAAGATGAGGAAGAGTTTCCAGAAGAAAACATGGATGGGAACATGATGGGGGGTCCAAATCAATTTAATAGAATGCAAAATATGAATATGAGAGGTAATGGTAATGGTAATAATAGGATGTTGAGAGGACCCAGTCCGAATAACAATATGCAGATGAgaggaaattttcaaaatagggGGAATCCCCGAGGAATGGGAGGAGGAGGACCAAGAGGAGCAATGTCAAATCCTAACCAGATGAAACCTTTAATGAATGCTCCAATAAATGCTCCTCAGAGAATGCCACTAAAAGGGGGACCTATATCATTAATGGATATTAGGTTTGATAAACCACCTGCACCAAAAGTGACTATAgatgaaaatgaacaaaagagcGATGAGCAAGATAAAGG TGAAGAAAACAAAGCAAATCAAATCAAGAAG GAAAAGGAGATCACAGAGCCAGTTGGACCAATTCAAAAAGAGTTTGCTCTTGGGCAGTCTGAGAAGAATGCTACATCTGGTTTAGGAACAGGGAAAGGAATTCCTGGTCTTGGTGACGGAAAGGATGCTCTTGTTGTGGAAAAAACTGTAGAGAAAAAGGAAGACAAAGAAAAATCTCCAACTGATGACAAATCAACTGAAAGTAAAAACATGAacgaagaaaaacaaaattctgaACAGATGCTGGACATCCAAAATCAAGGACCAAAATCACTGATGGGACAAGGTATTAGACCACAAGGGCCTGGTATGAATCAACCATTTGGTCCAGATCAAGGACAAGGTCCTAGACCATTTAGTCCAAATCAAGGACAAGGCCCAAGACAgtttggtccaaatcagggtcaAGGACCTAGAGGATTTGCTCCTAATCAAGGACAAGGTCAAGGGCCTAGAGGATTTGCTCCTAATCAAGGACAAGGTCAAGGGCCTAGAGGATTTGCTCCTAATCAAGGACAGGGTCAAGGGCCTAGAGGATTTGCTCCTAATCAAGGACAGGGTCAAGGGCCTAGAGGATTTGCTCCTAATCAAGTACAGGGTCCTAGAGGGTTTGCTCCAAACCAACAGGAGGGAAATGAATTTGATGAAGACCCTGAACAGATAGATCAGATGCAAGGCATGCCTGGTCAGGGACAGGTTGGAGCAAGAGGCTTTGGTCAAAGAGGGACAAGAGGACAATTTCCTGGTCAGAGAGGTGCTAGAGGACAAGCACTAGGCCAGAGAGGTGCAAGAGGACAAGCACCAGGTCAGAGAGGAGCAAGAGGACAAGTTCCAGGTCAGTTTGGTCCTAGGGGTTTTAATCAGAATCAGGGACCAAGAGGATTTGGAGTTCAAAACCAGATGGGACAGAATCAGCGAATGTTAGGTCagtttgaagaagaaaattCTGAACAATATGGAGAACAAAATTTTGGACATTCAGATGAACCACTTGAATTCATGggaaaattcaatcaaaataaGGCTGACAGAGGAATGAGAGGTCGTGGTAGAGGTCCGATGAATAGAGGTCAGTTGATCAGGGGTCGTGGACGAGGAAGAGGTTGGCAACATAATCAGTTTCAGGAGGAACCTATGAACCAACAACAACCTCCTCAGCCTGAACCAGAACCTGAAGTTTACAATGAAGAGGAG gAAAAAGAGAGATTGAGAAGAGAATTGGAAGAAGAAGGTGAACAGTGGATGGCGACACACCAACAACAACAAGAGGAAATTaaggaaattgaaaaaagaagg GAGCAGTGGGGAGAAAGGCGAACACCACCTTTACATGGAGACAGATTTGACAGACCACCATTTGATGAACGACCGCCATTTGAAGATCCTTATAGAAGAGATCCTTACCTTGATAGGATGGATCCATATTTTGACAGGAGGGATCCATACTATCCAGACAGAAGACCCTATGAATATGATCCTTACGG cgCTAGACCACATGACTATTATTACCCTGACCGATATGGAGCCCCACCACGGGAACCATCGCCTAGATTGTTTGTAGCACCAGAAGTTATAGATCATGGTCACAAGTCAAGTGGACTGGCAGATTATCCAACAGACAGAG agCCAATAGAATACAAACCTCCACAAGTTATAGATTATGGACATGGTAAATCATCAGACGATGCAGCACCAAGTTCAG ATATGTCTCATGGTTTCAACCCTGACAGTCGACCAAGCTACGACAGGGAATCTGACTTCAGTAGAGATAGCCAGTACTATGAAAGGGACAGTAGAGGCAGAGATAACAACAGAGATAGCAGTAGAGATGGTTATGGAGATTATTCATCTTCATCATCGTCACGGGACAGAGACAGGGATAGGGACAAAAATAGAGATCGAGATAGGGGAGATAGAGATAGGGATAGGGATAGAGACAGGGATAG taGGTCTAGTAAATCAGTTCATGAACCGAAAGTGGAAACAGTAAAAATAGATGATTTACTGGTTCCACCTGGTAGAAAACACAGACCGCCACAGATTGTGGTTATGTTGAGAGGACTTCCTGGGTCAGGAAAAACATATGTTGGCAAACTAATTAAG GATAAAGAAGTTCAGCATGGTGGTGGTGCTCCCAGAATGCTTTGTTTAGATGATTATTTCATGACAGAAGTCGAAAAGACAGAAAAAGACCCTGAAACaggcaaaaaagtcaaaaagaaG GTCTTAGAGTATGAATTTGAGGCAGAATTAGAAAGTTCATACaggaaaaatatgtataaaagttttaaaaagacaaTTGACGATGGATTTTTTCCCTTCATTATTGTTGATGCTGtgaatgaaaaagaaagacATTTTGAAGAATTTTGGAGCTACGCAAAATCTAAAGGATTTCAG GTTTACATTGCTGAAATACAGGCTGATGTTGCAACCTGTGTAAAAAGAAATACACATAACAGATCTCAGAGTGAAATTGAAAAG ATTGAAAAAGGCTGGCAGGAGACACCAAAACATTATCTTCGATTAGATGTTAGATCAATCCTTCAAGAAGTCTCAATACAAGAG gtTGAAATGGAAACAGAAGAGGATGAGAAGCCGGAACCTAAACCAGACAAACGTAAGAAAGTAGAGAGTGACGAAGAAGAAGATGTCAAGTTTGGG